Proteins encoded together in one Coffea arabica cultivar ET-39 chromosome 2c, Coffea Arabica ET-39 HiFi, whole genome shotgun sequence window:
- the LOC113727685 gene encoding serine/arginine-rich splicing factor SR30-like isoform X1, whose protein sequence is MGRSSRSSRTIYVGNLPGDIRESEVEDLFYKYGRIVDIDLKIPPRPPGYAFVEFDDYRDADDAIRGRDGYNFDGHRLRVELAHGGRGSSSSYDRYSSYNSGGSRGGVSRRSDYRVLVTGLPPSASWQDLKDHMRRAGDVCFSQVFRDRDGMRGIIDYTNYDDMKYAIRKLDDSLFRNQYSRAYIRVEEYDLRRSFSRSPSRSPGYSRSRSPGYSYSSRSRSASPRARYSRRSPSRSLSRSVSSGALSDSPHYVSRSGFSRRSGDFAC, encoded by the exons ATGGGTCGCTCAAGCCGCTCAAGCCGAACCATTTATGTGGGAAATCTCCCCGGAGATATCCGTGAGAGTGAAGTGGAAGACTTGTTTTACAag TATGGTCGTATTGTGGATATTGACTTGAAAATTCCTCCTCGACCACCTGGTTATGCATTTGTGGAG TTTGATGATTACCGTGATGCTGATGATGCTATTCGCGGTCGAGATGGTTATAACTTTGATGGTCACCGATTAAGG GTTGAACTCGCACATGGTGGGCGaggatcatcatcatcatatgATCGCTACAGCAGTTACAATAGTGGAGGGAGTCGTGGTGGTGTTTCAAGGCGCTCTGACTATCGTG TTTTGGTCACAGGGCTGCCACCTTCTGCTTCATGGCAGGACTTGAAG GATCACATGCGTCGAGCAGGTGATGTCTGTTTCTCTCAAGTTTTCCGTGATCGTGATG GTATGAGAGGGATTATTGATTACACCAACTATGATGACATGAAGTACGCG ATACGGAAACTTGATGATTCTCTGTTTCGCAATCAGTATTCCCGGGCTTACATACGG GTGGAGGAGTACGATCTACGAAGAAGCTTCTCCAGAAGTCCTAGTAGGAGTCCTGGCTATTCAAGGAGTAGGAGTCCTGGCTATAGCTACAGCAGCAGGAGCAGGAG TGCTTCTCCAAGGGCCAGATACTCTCGTCGCTCTCCATCTAGATCTCTCTCAAGGTCTGTTTCATCAGGGGCTCTGTCTGACTCCCCTCATTATGTTTCAAG atCTGGATTTTCGCGGCGATCTGGGGATTTTGCATGTTAG
- the LOC140035782 gene encoding uncharacterized protein, whose protein sequence is MTQLKTKMNDMGKEFEGSSSSKEVAQLEGSKLEPPKEVAGRREFRTINKLPKIDLPIFDGGNPKEWIRKANKYFKIHGIEDEMKAEVAELYFRDRADIWFHGVFYGREAIPWEELTTALCIRFGEGKPEEAIEEFNKLAQAGSVADYLKRFEMLKALVMPSLPHLSDSYYKACFMRHVCKQSHIYYLLAEEAETAEGSKEQEEEVYCDCINGELVDEHIEVSIHTLAGGAGHKTIKLKGLVKGKQVTTLIDSGSTHCFLDEQLAKELKLSTQGPNLIVNVANGERVESKGLDKSMQWEMQGHQFQYAFNTLRLGGCDIILRVDWLAKHSPIEFNFKELSMMIHKGEQEIVLRGEDTSTSLKMIRGSRLDRWLRKQAYGMVGQLVAIKEEDGTVKNKFPMPLIEELIDELHGARYFTKIDLRAGYFQIRVKEEDIPKTAFKTHQGLYEFKVMLFGLTNAPATFQGLMNQIFQDQMRKHVLVFFDDILVYNPTLELHVKHVTKVMNLLRQHQLYAKMSKCSFAQLQVEYLGHIISAEGVQADPKKIECMENWPKPTNIKQLRGFMGLTGYYRRFVKGYGAIARPMTNLLKKDNFHWSEDAEKAFQELKGAMCHTPVLAVPDFTQPFIIETDACYTGTGAVLM, encoded by the exons ATGACTCAGCTAAAGACTAAAATGAATGACATGGGGAAGGAATTTGAAGGAAGCAGCAGTTCTAAGGAGGTGGCTCAACTTGAGGGATCTAAGTTGGAACCACCAAAGGAAGTAGCTGGAAGGAGAGAATTCAGAACCATCAACAAACTACCAAAAATAGATCTACCAATCTTCGATGGGGGCAATCCTAAGGAATGGATCAGGAAGGCTAACAAGTATTTCAAGATACATGGAATAGAAGATGAAATGAAGGCTGAAGTAGCAGAACTTTACTTCAGGGATAGAGCAGACATCTGGTTTCATGGAGTCTTCTATGGAAGGGAAGCTATACCTTGGGAAGAGTTAACTACTGCTCTGTGCATCAGATTTGGGGAAGGAAAACCTGAGGAAGCCATTGAGGAGTTCAACAAGCTAGCACAGGCTGGATCAGTAGCTGACTACTTGAAAAGATTTGAAATGCTCAAGGCCCTGGTAATGCCATCCTTACCACATTTATCTGATTCCTATTATAAAGCATGCTTCATGA GACACGTATGCAAACAATCCCATATTTATTACTTGTTAGCTGAAGAAGCTGAAACTGCAGAAGGAAGCAAGGAGCAGGAAGAGGAGGTCTATTGTGACTGTATTAATGGGGAGTTGGTAGATGAACATATAGAGGTGTCCATCCATACCTTGGCTGGAGGGGCAGGGCACAAAACCATAAAACTAAAGGGCCTGGTTAAGGGGAAACAGGTTACTACACTAATAGACAGTGGTAGTACCCACTGTTTTCTGGATGAACAACTGGCAAAGGAACTGAAGCTTAGCACACAGGGACCTAACTTGATAGTTAATGTGGCCAATGGAGAAAGGGTAGAATCCAAGGGACTGGATAAGTCTATGCAGTGGGAAATGCAAGGTCATCAGTTCCAATATGCctttaacaccttaagattaggAGGCTGTGACATAATCCTTAGAGTAGATTGGCTGGCCAAGCACAGTCCCATAGAATTCAATTTCAAGGAGCTCAGTATGATGATCCATAAGGGAGAGCAGGAAATAGTGCTGAGAGGAGAGGATACTAGCACTAGTTTAAAGATGATCAGAGGAAGCAGGTTGGATAGGTGGTTGAGGAAACAGGCATATGGGATGGTAGGACAACTAGTGGCAATAAAAGAGGAGGATGGTACAG TGAAGAATAAATTCCCCATGCCTTTGATTGAAGAGTTGATAGATGAGCTGCATGGAGCCAGGTACTTCACAAAAATTGACCTAAGGGCAGGATACTTTCAGATCAGAGTCAAGGAGGAAGATATTCCAAAAACAGCTTTCAAAACTCACCAAGGACTCTATGAATTCAAGGTCATGCTATTTGGCTTGACCAATGCACCAGCAACCTTCCAGGGCCTGATGAACCAGATTTTTCAAGATCAGATGAGGAAACATGTGTTGGTGTTCTTCGATGATATTCTAGTTTACAACCCAACACTGGAGTTGCATGTCAAACATGTAACTAAGGTAATGAATCTTCTGAGACAACACCAATTGTATGCCAAGATGAGCAAGTGCTCTTTTGCTCAGTTGCAGGTGGAGTACTTGGGACACATAATATCAGCAGAAGGAGTTCAAGCTGATCCTAAGAAGATAGAGTGCATGGAGAACTGGCCCAAACCAACTAACATCAAGCAGCTAAGGGGATTTATGGGACTGACAGGCTACTATAGGAGGTTTGTCAAAGGATATGGAGCCATAGCAAGGCCTATGACAAATCTGCTGAAGAAAGACAATTTCCATTGGAGTGAGGACGCAGAGAAGGCTTTTCAGGAGTTAAAAGGAGCCATGTGCCATACTCCTGTGCTAGCAGTGCCTGACTTCACACAACCCTTCATCATTGAGACAGATGCATGCTATACTGGCACAGGTGCTGTTCTGATGTAG